A region from the Salvelinus fontinalis isolate EN_2023a chromosome 23, ASM2944872v1, whole genome shotgun sequence genome encodes:
- the LOC129821115 gene encoding telomere-associated protein RIF1-like isoform X2 has protein sequence MMAMVPPTSSGLLPLLESLEDSTAGQPEQTDAYLTIANRLSGDDGKQFLSAVVKHFPRLGKTFQTHISSQNAELSQAALQALGFCVFHVHVVSAISANFAEEILSALSSLVVKSTDKNTCTRALWVISKQNFPTEVVAKKVPEILRALECVRSREDIQSVVMEHESLNVVISLLEQASAQMGEDAVQWAKLVIPLVVHSASKVRLRAAAALEMGLPLLLEKQKEVAAIVEPLMSSKLIPELQKLFSTKNETNVLKLWPLFVRLLGKLLHRGGPFINSLLGLEELGFRSSSPNIKKIAFIAWKSLIDNFALNPEILCSAKRLKLLMQPLSSIQVRTEALLLTKLEVWWYLVVKLGANLPAHFEQVGVPLLQCTLGPDSALPATPSRSSSAVGTTTPKSGSPAFSSTTVPRLNLNTSVVVAQAYPSIQLLGLEMLLHYLLGPEVTTAAAKNKLTLSLEPISHPFLSSPFSFTKHAPLLITAVHDSFICIGKDAPDVLLALIWKNLVSFVSTTIDAGNKKERQGSEVLTLLLQALQSIISSEALPANRALSLMELTVKGIPQRVLGSASYQVGKMDVLNGTPALFLILLFYNHSLVAGFIEDERFFLCLETLVSCGLSGPTSPLAFGEAVLGTVGRSAGTLGNKEQLWRMWSLVVNPLTDTITQTNEVNQGDALEHSFSAVLTALMFPIIHLLPGKVLPQMTQKSMLGTWCRLYKVFARCSALVATAEENVCCEELCVKMAAILDRKALKVPATLHAVANILLVIAESADFSPYTPQFQQKMKSPHTHLTWVRKKSKALGNLSTFQTLLVQSLETFNALEAHETVPNGTGLALVSILSILFSNLSLGTAIQEALASLSHPLVALYEQAGRTPNEQRKCTSSLGAKLEKLLSDVLGCLQIRSALAYDDELLSLLSPLLCVLFLHRRKQVRSLAAQFWNATFANTLVLVYPEELKPVLSRVKQNTPILLPGFQSVEVPDELSGQYSSESSQLETKLSGVHVTSGVKRDSLLPRAEEMKDRNSNTSTKPVSTKLDFGSHKLPRREELEEQASIDFVFIPPETKERVLTEHQKEVKRTKRVDIPAMYNNLDASLDTTVFTQYTQSQEESLDKLPADEQAEDAAKDEGKSEGNVKMDEASEVLAKDTQEYISPTNEMAEPAMEEEPAEEVLLESADVSMGDANEDVPLEDSDVAMESKEEGTSPILSGDSDIISGTPKKHNSRRQSFITLEKYAEGKPASPASVVKFTGPLTRTLDSQEQEPASQKPSAETEADTDRQNSQETEQVRHKSSRNEFFLKEGEEHESSENKKESEVEIIAEKRSSETTEDDVIPDTQTQVEVLKEVPVPAVEEVMGNNGQEEEESKSLLEDSTSSQSTLSQGEPRRSGRRRSRPLRPGEDAEEQDGIDKRTKSQPGEDVSQTDSQKTTPSLASPTDGQSQSRASRRSKLAEEDGGKDKLRTRSHKGVSELSQSNSQVATPSPAGDSNSHSQGWRSNKLVRESEELVKDKRKRRGVAKEELSQSDSLTITASDNDSQSQSRRNQRSKLAVEVVDDGNQKQKSSKAQKEKPSQTDSHVATPSQLESQSQGRTSRSKAVSDSEEFDLLDKVDKQYPTEEEQSQSDSQMATLSPAAQTGDEQSQGRSSRRSKLVTESEEQGKDKQKRRVGTENTLSQIDSKITTTSATSSVTPKDSQSQGRASRKSKVPLEVAEMEDKTSPNVATDSAAAPEMSQTDSQVAPSANRQADSQPRPRGRSSKRSKLEEQVKASSSPMPTPTIETESSQVADQAGTQESSQGSRRTTKQKASQGFLSSNMENLESGTSETREDAQKPKKRGRNPKSTEALPSPLATVGSVEPGAYQEIPMDSSESSLKSESEKSDLQIPLSEALKVKIPQDVDETSINSLKPEMDVLKLPLITNNDMGQREANTEMVEGECENTKLPSQLIDSSLKPDLEQLKSQHLCISPRKNLKTVSSQEGVHSDVGCEGPTRLQNKLLTDSEQANSPVPSADGYSVSGYESVLLEPNKLSTPPISSGLPTDTSPSEAAEEKLSLSLQVAESSGEKLVDVPKPVTVSSEVTEEQMGEDKENRHPESNNNVLEEDQPEEDVFMSTVHTQPGGFNALDEAQQEEQYTCIKGQPESDNTSTRNRENDTEPQANDVQDITPLQERAKMDTVPGLECEEEDGEETQINNNDLALHPLDSVAPLTFDTCEAPVPLHHPSTSKDVLCQDSPPKQKGLEAMMGLEVGQSPSSGRIRGMWTPSASPSTSILKKGQKRPIEEESPSPFTKSRRVSFADPIQHQELADDIDRRSPIIRSSSPRAKTASSSITQPKYITTPTKGLLILSPRNLCSPGYKSSKKCLISEMSQEPRPIPKDCVYPALVSCSTPVEAVLPQITSNMWPRGFGHLVRARNIKTVGDLSALTPSEIKNLPIRSPKISNVKTALKTYHEQQRKGRSDELKSFEEMENMTSELEEPTLPQNQEEEDKTPGEALATEMLDEPVSMEQGPEERLDQNRPDHQRPEGDLLLEAESLGARLAGEELSRCSPDQLVQLHDKLGEMMKNVVVQLQSRLLSQNKDSGL, from the exons ATGATGGCGATGGTGCCTCCGACCAGCTCAGGTCTCCTTCCTCTGCTGGAATCTCTGGAGGATAGCACAGCTGGACAACCGGAGCAGACAGACGCCTACCTCACTATTGCCAA TCGTCTCAGTGGAGATGATGGAAAGCAATTCCTCTCTGCAGTAGTAAAGCACTTTCCACGTTTAGGTAAAACTTTCCAG ACCCATATCTCCAGTCAGAATGCAGAGCTGAGCCAAGCTGCCCTGCAGGCCCTGGGGTTCTGTGTGTTTCATGTCCACGTTGTCTCTGCTATCTCAG CTAATTTTGCAGAGGAAATATTGTCAGCACTTTCCTCTCTGGTGGTGAAGTCCACAGACAAGAACACATGCACACGAGCATTATGGGTAATTTCCAAACAGAACTTCCCTACAGAGGTGGTGGCCAAGAAGGTTCCAGAGATCCTGAGGGCCCTGGAGTGTGTGCGTTCGAGAGAAGACATCCAGTCTGTAGTTATGGAGCACGAGTCTCTGAATGTTGTCATAAG TTTGTTGGAGCAGGCCTCAGCCCAGATGGGTGAGGATGCAGTACAGTGGGCCAAGCTGGTCATCCCCCTGGTGGTCCACTCAGCTTCTAAGGTGCGCCTGCGGGCGGCAGCAGCCCTGGAGATGGGCCTGCCTCTACTTCTGGAGAAACAGAAGGAGGTGGCTGCCATCGTAGAACCTCTCATGTCCTCA AAACTCATCCCAGAGCTCCAGAAACTGTTCTCCACGAAGAACGAGACCAACGTGCTGAAACTCTGGCCGTTGTTTGTCAGGCTCCTGGGGAAG CTGCTCCATAGAGGTGGTCCCTTCATCAACTCCCTGCTTGGCCTGGAGGAACTGGGCTTCCGTAGCTCCTCCCCAAACATCAAGAAGATCGCCTTCATTGCTTGGAAGAGCCTGATTGACAATTTCGCGCTCAACCCAG AGATCCTGTGCAGTGCCAAGCGTCTAAAGTTGCTGATGCAGCCCCTCAGCTCCATCCAGGTGAGGACTGAGGCTCTCCTGCTCACAAAGCTGGAGGTCTGGTGGTACCTGGTGGTCAAACTGGGAGCCAACTTGCCCGCACATTTTGAACAG GTTGGTGTACCTCTCCTCCAGTGCACCCTGGGCCCTGACTCGGCCCTGCCAGCCACTCCTTCCAGGAGCTCCAGTGCTGTGGGGACCACTACTCCTAAATCTG GTTCCCCAGCGTTCTCTAGCACTACGGTGCCCCGTCTGAACCTAAACACCAGTGTGGTGGTGGCCCAAGCCTACCCCTCCATCCAGCTGCTGGGACTAGAGATGTTGTTGCACTACCTCCTGGGGCCAGAAGTCACAACCGCTGCAGCCAAGAACAAGCTGACGCTCAGCCtgg AACCTATTTCTCACCCCTTCCTGTCCAGCCCCTTCTCCTTCACCAAGCACGCCCCTCTGCTGATCACTGCTGTGCACGACAGCTTCATCTGCATCGGCAAAGACGCCCCAG ATGTCTTGCTTGCCCTTATATGGAAGAACCTCGTCAGTTTCGTAAGCACAACGATTGATGCTG GCAATAAGAAGGAAAGGCAGGGCTCTGAGGTGCTGACCTTGCTGCTACAGGCTCTACAGAGCATCATCTCCTCAGAAGCCCTCCCTGCCAACAGGGCTCTG AGTCTGATGGAATTGACAGTGAAGGGTATCCCTCAGAGAGTACTGGGATCTGCCTCTTACCAAGTGGGCAAAATGGATGTACTGAAT GGAACCCCAGCTCTGTTCTTGATTCTCCTGTTCTACAACCACAGTCTGGTGGCAGGCTTCATAGAGGATGAGAG GTTCTTCCTGTGTTTGGAGACACTGGTGAGTTGTGGTCTGTCCGGCCCCACGTCCCCCCTGGCGTTTGGGGAGGCCGTCCTGGGGACGGTTGGGCGCAGCGCGGGGACTCTGGGGAACAAAGAACAGCTTTGGAGGATGTGGAGCCTGGTGGTCAACCCGCTGACCGACACCATCACACAG ACCAATGAGGTGAACCAAGGGGACGCTCTGGAGCACAGCTTCAGTGCTGTGCTCACTGCCCTGATGTTCCCCATCATACACCTGCTACCTGGCAAGGTTCTGCCACAG ATGACTCAGAAGTCCATGCTGGGTACGTGGTGCAGGCTGTATAAGGTGTTTGCCCGCTGCTCTGCCCTGGTGGCCACGGCCGAGGAGAACGTCTGCTGTGAAGAGCTGTGTGTCAAGATGGCTGCCATATTGGACAGAAAGGCCCTGAAG GTTCCAGCAACGTTGCATGCGGTTGCTAACATCCTCCTGGTCATTGCTGAGAGTGCAGACTTCTCTCCTTACACACCACAGTTTCAGCAGAAGATGAAAT CTCCACACACCCATCTAACCTGGGTGCGTAAGAAAAGCAAGGCGCTGGGGAACCTGTCTACCTTCCAGACCCTGCTGGTTCAATCCCTTGAGACCTTCAATGCACTGGAGGCCCATGAGACAGTCCCTAATGGTACAGGCCTAGCCCTggtctccatcctctctatcttgtTCTCTAATCTGTCTCTGGGTACAGCCATCCAGGAGGCCCTAGCCTCTCTCTCACATCCCCTCGTAGCCCTCTATGAACAGGCTGGGAGGACTCCAAATGAGCAGCGCAAATGTACCTCAAGTCTTGGAGCAAAG CTGGAGAAGCTCCTGAGTGATGTCTTGGGGTGCCTGCAGATCCGTTCAGCCCTGGCCTATGATGATGAGCTGCTGTCCCTGCTGTCCCCCTTGCTCTGTGTCCTGTTCCTCCATCGACGCAAGCAGGTCCGCTCCTTAGCTGCACAGTTCTGGAATGCAACCTTCGCCAACACTCTGGTCCTCGTCTATCCAGAGGAACTTAA GCCGGTGTTGAGCCGGGTGAAGCAGAACACTCCTATCCTTCTACCTGGGTTTCAGTCTGTTGAAGTTCCAGATGAGCTCAGTGGACAGTACTCG AGTGAGAGCTCTCAGCTGGAGACCAAACTGAGTGGAGTACATGTCACTTCTGGGGTGAAGAGAGACTCTCTACTGCCCAGGGCTGAGGAGATGAAGGACAGGAACTCCAACACCTCTACCAAGCCCGTCTCT ACAAAACTTGACTTTGGTTCTCACAAGCTGCCTCGCAGAGAGGAACTGGAGGAGCAGGCCTCGATAGACTTTGTGTTCATCCCCCCTGAGACCAAGGAGAGAGTTCTCACTGAGCACCAGAAAGAGGTCAAGAGAACCAAAAG GGTTGACATCCCTGCCATGTACAACAACCTGGATGCTTCCCTTGATACCACAGTCTTCACCCAGTACACACAGAGTCAGGAGGAATCACT GGACAAATTACCAGCAGATGAGCAAGCCGAAGATGCCGCTAAAGATGAGGGTAAATCAGAG GGTAACGTGAAAATGGATGAAGCTTCTGAGGTTTTGGCAAAAGACACCCAGGAATATATCAGTCCAACTAATGAGATGGCAGAACCGGCAATGGAAGAGGAGCCTGCTGAGGAAGTACTTCTTGAGTCTGCAGATGTTTCCATGGGGGATGCCAATGAAGACGTTCCGTTGGAGGACTCCGATGTTGCCATGGAGTCTAAAGAAGAGGGCACCAGCCCAATTCTTTCTGGCGACTCTGATATCATCTCAGGGACACCTAAGAAGCACAACAGTCGTCGCCAGTCCTTCATCACTCTGGAGAAGTATGCTGAGGGGAAGCCTGCTAGTCCTGCCAGCGTGGTGAAATTTACAGGCCCCCTCACCAGGACCTTGGACAGCCAGGAGCAGGAGCCTGCCTCACAGAAACCATCGGCAGAGACTGAGGCTGACACAGACCGACAGAACTCCCAGGAGACTGAACAAGTAAGACACAAAAGCTCCAGGAATGAGTTTTTCCtaaaggagggagaggaacacgaATCTTCAGAAAACAAAAAGGAATCTGAAGTTGAGATAATCGCTGAGAAACGGTCAAGTGAAACCACAGAGGACGATGTCATCCCAGACACCCAGACTCAGGTGGAAGTACTGAAGGAAGTTCCAGTTCCTGCAGTTGAAGAAGTAATGGGAAACAACGGTCAGGAAGAAGAGGAATCTAAAAGTCTTTTGGAAGATTCTACCAGCTCCCAGTCCACTCTGAGCCAAGGTGAACCAAGGCGGTCCGGACGGCGGAGGAGTAGGCCGCTGAGACCAGGAGAGGACGCAGAGGAACAAGATGGTATAGACAAACGGACAAAGTCTCAACCTGGAGAGGATGTGAGTCAAACTGATTCACAAAAGACTACTCCCTCTCTTGCCAGTCCAACTGATGGTCAGTCACAAAGTAGAGCCAGCAGGAGAAGTAAGCTGGCTGAGGAGGATGGTGGAAAAGACAAGCTGAGAACGAGAAGTCACAAGGGAGTGAGTGAGTTGAGTCAATCAAATTCACAGGTTGCCACACCTTCACCTGCTGGTGATAGCAACAGCCATTCACAGGGTTGGAGGAGCAACAAATTGGTCAGGGAATCAGAGGAGCTGGTAAAAGACAAACGGAAGAGGAGAGGTGTTGCAAAGGAAGAGCTCAGTCAAAGTGACTCCCTAACGATCACTGCCTCTGATAATGATAGCCAATCACAGAGTAGACGTAATCAAAGGAGTAAGCTGGCTGTGGAAGTAGTGGATGATGGCAATCAGAAACAAAAGAGTAGTAAGGCTCAGAAGGAGAAGCCAAGTCAAACAGATTCACATGTAGCCACACCATCTCAACTAGAGAGTCAGTCACAGGGTAGAACAAGCAGGAGCAAGGCCGTCAGTGATTCGGAGGAGTTTGATCTCCTAGACAAGGTTGACAAGCAGTATCCTACTGAGGAGGAGCAAAGCCAAAGTGATTCTCAGATGGCCACACTATCTCCTGCTGCTCAAACAGGAGATGAACAATCACAGGGTAGATCAAGCAGGAGGAGTAAATTGGTCACAGAGTCCGAAGAACAGGGTAAAGACAAACAGAAGAGAAGAGTTGGCACGGAAAACACACTCAGTCAAATTGACTCAAAGATCACCACAACTTCAGCCACATCTTCAGTCACTCCAAAAGACAGCCAGTCACAGGGTAGAGCAAGCAGGAAAAGCAAGGTGCCCCTCGAAGTGGCTGAGATGGAGGACAAAACAAGTCCAAATGTGGCCACTGATTCAGCAGCAGCACCCGAGATGAGCCAGACTGATTCTCAGGTCGCTCCTTCCGCcaacagacaagcagacagccaGCCAAGGCCCAGAGGCAGATCCAGTAAGAGAAGCAAGTTAGAGGAACAGGTGAAGGCCAGCAGTAGCCCTATGCCAACCCCTACCATAGAGACTGAGAGTTCCCAGGTGGCAGACCAGGCTGGAACACAGGAATCCTCCCAAGGAAGCAGAAGGACTACGAAACAGAAAGCTTCCCAGGGCTTTCTGTCCTCCAACATGGAGAACTTGGAGTCAGGCACTTCAGAGACCCGGGAGGATGCCCAGAAACCCAAGAAGAGAGGCAGGAATCCCAAATCCACTGAAGCTCTTCCAAGCCCACTTGCTACTGTTGGATCAGTAGAGCCAGGGGCTTACCAAGAGATCCCAATGGATAGTTCTGAATCTTCTCTAAAATCTGAATCTGAAAAGTCAGACTTGCAAATTCCATTGAGTGAGGCCTTAAAAGTTAAGATTCCTCAGGATGTGGATGAAACCAGTATCAACTCCCTTAAACCTGAAATGGATGTTCTGAAACTTCCTCTGATAACAAATAACGATATGGGGCAGAGGGAGGCTAACACTGAGATGGTAGAGGGTGAGTGTGAGAATACTAAGCTGCCATCTCAATTGATCGACTCTTCATTAAAACCTGATCTAGAACAACTGAAGAGTCAGCATTTGTGCATATCCCCACGGAAGAACCTCAAAACAGTCTCTTCTCAGGAGGGTGTCCATAGTGACGTTGGGTGTGAAGGGCCAACACGGCTCCAAAATAAGCTCCTCACTGACTCTGAGCAGGCCAACTCTCCAGTGCCTTCCGCTGATGGATATTCAGTCTCAGGATATGAAAGTGTATTACTTGAACCAAACAAACTATCTACCCCTCCCATCTCCAGTGGACTCCCCACAGATACTTCACCCAGCGAAGCTGCAGAGGAGAAACTGAGCCTGAGTCTTCAGGTTGCTGAGTCTTCAGGGGAGAAGCTTGTAGATGTGCCTAAGCCTGTGACGGTGTCCAGTGAGGTGACAGAGGAGCAGATGGGAGAAGACAAGGAGAACCGACATCCAGAGTCTAATAACAATGTTCTAGAGGAGGACCAACCAGAAGAGGATGTTTTCATGTCTACTGTGCATACCCAACCAGGGGGCTTCAATGCCTTAGATGAGGCGCAACAGGAGGAGCAGTACACATGTATTAAAGGCCAGCCAGAATCTGACAACACCTCTACTAGGAACAGAGAAAACGACACCGAGCCTCAGGCGAACGACGTTCAAGATATCACTCCTCTCCAAGAGAGGGCAAAAATGGATACGGTTCCAGGTCTTGAGTGTGAAGAAGAGGACGGTGAAGAAACTCAGATAAACAATAACGACCTAGCTCTACATCCTCTAGACTCTGTTGCCCCTCTGACCTTCGACACTTGCGAAGCACCAGTGCCTCTACATCATCCAAGTACTTCTAAAGACGTGTTGTGCCAAGATTCGCCTCCCAAGCAGAAGGGCTTGGAGGCTATGATGGGTTTGGAGGTGGGCCAGAGCCCCAGCAGTGGCAGGATCAGGGGTATGTGGACCCCCTCagcctccccctccacctctataCTGAAGAAGGGACAGAAAAGACCAATAGAAGAGGAGAGTCCTTCACCTTTCACTAAG TCTCGACGAGTATCATTTGCCGACCCAATCCAACACCAGGAGCTGGCAGATGACATTGACCGTCGCAGCCCGATCATCCGATCCAGCTCCCCAAGAGCCAAAACTGCCAGCAGCAGCATCACTCAGCCTAAG TATATCACAACACCAACAAAGGGCCTACTGATCCTTAGTCCACGCAATCTCTGCAGCCCGGGGTACAAGAGCTCCAAGAAATGCCTG ATCTCAGAGATGAGCCAGGAGCCAAGGCCCATCCCTAAGGACTGTGTGTACCCGGCCCTGGTCAGCTGTTCTACTCCTGTGGAGGCGGTACTGCCTCAGATCACCTCCAACATGTG GCCTCGTGGTTTTGGTCATCTTGTGCGTGCCCGTAATATCAAAACGGTTGGAGACCTCAGTGCTCTCACACCCAGCGAAATCAAGAACCTTCCCATTCGCTCGCCAAAGATCTCTAATGTGAAGACAGCACTTAAAACATACCACGAACAGCAG CGGAAGGGCCGTAGTGATGAGTTGAAGAGTTTTGAAGAGATGGAGAACATGACATCAGAGCTGGAGGAGCCAACCCTTCCTCAGAaccaggaagaggaggacaagacTCCTGGAGAGGCCCTTG CCACAGAGATGTTGGATGAGCCAGTGTCCATGGAGCAGGGTCCAGAGGAGAGACTGGACCAGAACAGGCCTGACCACCAGAGGCCTGAGGGGGATCTTCTTTTGGAGGCGGAGTCTTTGGGAGCTCGTCTAGCTGGGGAGGAACTGAGCCGCTGCTCCCCTGACCAGCTTGTTCAGCTCCATGATAAGCTGGGAGAGATGATGAAGAATGTAGTGGTGCAGCTGCAGAGCAGACTACTTTCTCAGAACAAGGACAGTGGACTCTGA